A genome region from Tolypothrix sp. PCC 7712 includes the following:
- a CDS encoding pentapeptide repeat-containing protein encodes MKKPNSQNMASWILSVVFIAFVAVFSLFDQPNALAQTETPAIPAIPTQSVPAPMNSPTIWPVDSVAANVRRLLTTNECAGCNLIGAQLERANLQAANLEGANLQDAELEKANLQGTNLQTANLQGVDLSKANITGANLQGANLFDADLEGANLQGVNLQGANLQKADLQKTNLLTANIQGANLLGADLEGAAIPPGMMNNY; translated from the coding sequence ATGAAGAAACCAAATTCTCAAAATATGGCTTCCTGGATTTTATCAGTTGTCTTTATAGCATTTGTGGCTGTCTTTTCGTTATTCGATCAACCTAACGCCCTAGCGCAAACAGAAACACCAGCTATACCTGCTATTCCTACGCAATCAGTACCAGCGCCGATGAATTCTCCCACAATTTGGCCAGTAGATTCTGTAGCAGCCAATGTCAGACGTTTATTAACAACTAATGAATGTGCAGGATGCAATTTGATTGGTGCACAATTAGAAAGAGCAAATTTACAAGCAGCTAATTTGGAAGGTGCAAATCTCCAAGATGCAGAACTAGAAAAGGCGAATTTGCAAGGAACTAATTTACAAACAGCTAATTTGCAAGGAGTAGATTTAAGCAAAGCAAATATCACAGGCGCAAATTTGCAAGGTGCAAATCTATTTGATGCTGATTTAGAGGGTGCAAATCTCCAAGGAGTCAACCTACAAGGCGCAAATTTACAAAAGGCTGATTTGCAAAAAACTAATCTTTTAACGGCGAATATTCAAGGCGCAAACTTGCTAGGTGCTGATTTAGAAGGTGCAGCAATACCCCCAGGAATGATGAATAATTACTAA
- a CDS encoding FAD/NAD(P)-binding protein → MYNYILNLTVSPSTIAIIGGGFSGSLVAAHILRNATIPISIKLIERKAEIGKGVAYSTPVAGHLLNVPAGKMSAFPDKPQHFLTWLQRNGYTDATASTFAPRRVYGEYIQAILNEAEANAPTHVSLERICDEAIAIETTTYNTRIQLSSGKSLHVQKVVLALGNFPASLPQPIAALGNNHANVKDAWSTDAISNLHPDDSILLVGTGLTMVDAVVALNQQGFRGKIHAVSRHGLTPQRHQTTTYYPEYLDLATAPKTARGLLHLVRREIKTAAIYGYDWRAIIDAIRPLTQQLWQTLPLAEQKRFLRHVKAYWEVYRHRIAGEIAELLDSKLQSGQLNYYGGRIQSCQEVDNAIEVKICERRTQADIVLQVNRIINCTGSNCNYKRLEHPLITSLQAQGLIRPHALSMGIDTAANGAVINAQGKVSDILYTLGTPRKGNLWETTAVPEIRSQAAALAQELLKSLNPRAYAMERDWFALHPLSDFPKPAMLFRQLFDRESSTYTYLIADPQTKAAILVDPVLEQVERDLQVLQKLDLTLLYCLETHIHADHITGTAQLRQFTGCWSVLADKTVPSDRYIADGEILQLGSVQIQAIATPGHTDSHMAYLVNGTHLLTGDALFIGGCGRTDFQNGNPGLLYDVVTQKLFTFPDDTWVFPGHDYQGRTVSTIGEEKRWNPRFLGRTRSQFIELMNNLNLPYPQKMSEAVPANQRGGKVLVRLDYQI, encoded by the coding sequence ATGTACAACTATATTTTGAACCTAACTGTTTCTCCTAGCACGATCGCAATTATTGGGGGTGGGTTTAGTGGTTCTCTTGTTGCAGCCCATATTTTGCGAAATGCAACCATACCAATTTCCATTAAGTTAATTGAACGGAAAGCAGAAATTGGTAAAGGAGTTGCATATAGTACGCCAGTTGCGGGACACTTGCTGAACGTCCCAGCCGGAAAGATGAGCGCTTTTCCAGATAAACCTCAACACTTTTTAACTTGGCTGCAGAGAAATGGATATACCGACGCTACTGCATCGACATTTGCACCGCGTCGGGTGTATGGAGAGTATATACAGGCGATTTTAAATGAAGCTGAAGCCAATGCGCCGACTCATGTAAGCTTAGAGAGAATTTGCGATGAAGCGATCGCAATTGAAACCACCACATACAACACCAGAATCCAACTAAGTAGCGGTAAGTCTTTGCACGTGCAAAAAGTTGTACTCGCCTTGGGGAATTTTCCAGCTTCCCTACCACAACCTATTGCAGCGTTAGGAAATAATCATGCCAATGTTAAAGATGCTTGGTCAACTGATGCAATTAGCAATCTGCACCCAGATGATTCTATTCTGTTAGTAGGAACTGGGTTAACGATGGTGGATGCAGTTGTGGCTTTAAATCAGCAAGGATTCCGGGGAAAAATTCATGCTGTTTCTCGTCATGGATTAACCCCCCAACGTCACCAAACTACAACTTACTATCCTGAATATCTGGACTTAGCAACTGCACCAAAAACAGCGCGGGGGTTACTGCACTTAGTACGCCGAGAAATTAAAACAGCAGCTATTTACGGTTATGATTGGCGGGCGATAATTGATGCTATTCGCCCACTCACTCAACAACTTTGGCAAACACTACCACTTGCAGAACAGAAACGCTTTCTCCGCCATGTCAAAGCTTATTGGGAAGTTTATCGCCACCGGATTGCAGGAGAAATTGCTGAACTATTAGATAGCAAACTCCAATCTGGTCAACTCAATTATTATGGTGGGAGGATTCAGAGTTGTCAGGAAGTGGACAATGCAATTGAAGTAAAAATTTGTGAACGGCGAACCCAAGCAGATATTGTTTTGCAGGTGAACCGCATTATTAATTGCACAGGTTCAAATTGCAACTATAAAAGATTAGAACATCCACTGATTACCAGCTTACAAGCACAAGGTTTGATTCGCCCTCATGCTTTGTCAATGGGGATTGATACGGCTGCTAACGGTGCGGTAATTAATGCCCAAGGAAAAGTTTCCGACATACTTTATACACTAGGAACACCGCGCAAAGGCAACCTTTGGGAAACTACAGCTGTTCCAGAAATTCGCTCTCAAGCAGCAGCTTTGGCTCAGGAGTTACTGAAATCTCTCAATCCCAGAGCCTACGCTATGGAAAGAGATTGGTTCGCTCTCCATCCATTGAGCGATTTCCCCAAACCTGCCATGCTATTTCGTCAACTGTTTGATCGAGAATCGAGTACCTATACATACTTAATTGCTGATCCCCAAACCAAAGCAGCAATTTTGGTAGATCCGGTACTAGAACAGGTAGAACGCGACTTACAAGTCTTGCAAAAACTGGATTTGACTTTACTTTACTGCTTAGAGACCCATATTCACGCTGACCATATTACCGGAACAGCTCAACTACGACAATTTACAGGTTGTTGGAGTGTTTTAGCGGATAAGACTGTGCCGAGCGATCGCTATATTGCTGATGGTGAAATTTTACAATTAGGTTCTGTACAAATTCAAGCGATCGCCACTCCCGGACATACCGATTCTCACATGGCTTACCTCGTTAACGGTACTCACTTGTTAACCGGAGATGCTTTATTTATCGGGGGTTGTGGTCGTACCGACTTTCAAAACGGTAATCCTGGATTATTGTATGATGTCGTCACCCAAAAGTTATTTACCTTCCCAGATGACACATGGGTATTTCCCGGACACGACTATCAAGGGAGAACAGTATCGACAATTGGTGAAGAGAAACGCTGGAATCCCCGGTTTTTAGGACGCACCCGCAGCCAATTTATTGAACTAATGAACAATTTAAACCTTCCTTATCCGCAAAAGATGTCGGAAGCCGTACCCGCCAACCAACGCGGAGGCAAAGTTTTAGTGAGGTTAGATTATCAAATTTAA
- the fosX gene encoding FosX/FosE/FosI family fosfomycin resistance hydrolase: MIQGISHITFIVRDLDKMSKFLTTIFDAQEVYASGDKIFSIAKEKFFLINGLWIAIMEGESLVEKTYNHVAFKISAEDYEIYAARVKSLGVDVKEDRKRVEGEGRSLYFYDYDNHLFELHTGTLNQRLQKYLTTQ; the protein is encoded by the coding sequence ATGATTCAAGGTATTAGCCACATTACATTTATAGTCAGGGATTTGGACAAGATGAGCAAGTTTCTTACAACTATATTTGATGCTCAAGAAGTCTATGCAAGTGGAGACAAAATTTTCTCTATCGCCAAAGAAAAATTTTTCTTGATCAATGGCTTGTGGATTGCGATTATGGAGGGTGAATCTTTAGTAGAAAAAACCTATAACCATGTAGCTTTTAAAATATCTGCAGAAGACTATGAAATCTATGCTGCAAGAGTGAAGAGTTTAGGAGTTGATGTCAAAGAAGATAGAAAACGTGTTGAAGGTGAAGGACGTTCTCTATATTTTTATGACTACGACAATCACTTATTTGAGTTGCACACAGGTACTTTAAATCAGCGCTTGCAAAAATATTTAACTACCCAATAA
- a CDS encoding tetratricopeptide repeat protein, giving the protein MPSQRIQLITLATFLTTFAIGNGLVSFCVAQEQVSKEQLAVNRQVLAQTPNPSKAKAEKFFEQGNKQLEHGQFPDALQSFQQALNIYRAIGDSTHAAATLNKLGEVYTWLSQYQKAQESLQSALTIFRTQKHRLGEALALNQLGEVYRHQGETQTALKYHEQALAIVRELGNRAEEAASLHDIAAVYETQGKYENALKLYEQALLMRREVKDRYGEALTLIGLGNTYLSYIQLKLYYQAIKKPEEIKPYKDVLKYYQQALAIMGSVGNRAGVGWSLNGIAMSYGALNKQEEALKFYEQALVKMREVGNRSGEAAVIFNLGKDYDWGFDPQREFRRISLDLYEQALAITREIGDRPLQAKILSKMGFVYNTKGRERPETALEYYKQALPIARQIGDRFLEEKILDSMGSIYTSLGYPQTAQEYQEQALAIRQEIGMGVNFPTDIVKVGTLITYSTPKKRPTLITLLDGEALIHYRNGEAHADNRRYQAALESYQQALAIVRQQQNRPWEWVIRNQMGTIYETLGQLPAALDSYKQSLAIRREVDESAAKQPVPHTIRVAYGTNVNFHNQTGMALAEGITKGVIRIGEGEPITTPITTVTSNSPGITMQEDKVTGLISTNFTTFGQKKVEVIAGLAGWTGFTENEEEDTLANMGDIYKALGQYQAALNSYGEALKIIRAEMENQESEESRLRRLTIEGAYYQQEQRIKRSIGEVYAALGQHQAALKFYQESLAIANKENSGDRIVSQIPILLTQIGKAYENLGQYPAALQAYQQALAIARDPKNQGYYSFEEYLIRQYGQEESFRRFRIAYARPNPEAILNSIGTIYEKLGQPQAAQEHRQQAVAFKQEVSNRSEEEITGKKAILITEIGKDETKKPIVQINRLEGEAVVLFAAGNSYTSQGEYLKQQYQFALQSYQQALAIVRQQKNRPWEAVILIQMGLVYEKLGQNQAALESYQQGLAIKQEIEKLTEKQATLLSKPPLSGFVNYESVKIRFDSGQITTFKAEGGVIFFGQTREKLKADQIFKEGREQSTDKKYARAIKTLETALSVYQQLEDKAGIANAFYEIGQIYDAQQDEQQALKYYQQALSVYQELGDKYGEKSSLQLMERIYYQQGSQLSQQGQYSEALENLRQVLEIAKKLGHQETVWRTLNQIAIIYSSLGEYKLALDYYQQALPIRYEVLGDWVGVEFNMARIYEVLGQYELALKSYQEALKTARRPAELEIDVGRIGDIAGEARALNAIGNIHSRQGKYELALDLHRQALKVIKKVKDKKEQKLLEGSTFYSIGQVYFKQEKYQLALDFLQSALAIYQQLGSRRSEGITLHAIGKVYFEQGQYELAKNFLQQSLVIAQEIGNKEGEGHTLTTIGYLLEKQNQPELAIIFLKQSVNVREAIRKNIRELPKQQQQSYTQTIAQDYRHLADILLQQNRVLEAQRVLDLLKVQEIEDYLRNVRGSDKTATGIAERPQEQQIRQGMTTEIDKAIALGKELAQLESLPVTKRTPAQTQRIIALRKTQQEIAKQFNAFLKSPKVREWIGQLQQTTQGQSFNLESSASALQDNLKKLQQDAVIIYPLVLSDRLELILVTPYAPPLRRTVAVKQAELNRAIAEFRSALPKRTPGVKVPAQQLYDWLIKPLENDLAQAKTKTIIYAPDGQLRYIPLAALYDGQQWLVERFSINNITAVSLTDLNTKPQQQLNVLAAAFTQGNYSFEVGTRRFKFAGLPFAGVEVENLAQTVPQTKKLLDEQFNQDIVLQMNDYSVVHLATHAAFTNGQPEESFILFGNGDRATLRDIQNWRLPNVDLVVLSACETGLGEQLGDGREILGFGYQMQQTGARAAIASLWSVDDGGTQALMNAFYTKIMQGKTTKAEALRQAQIALITGNYATISQERGINDNLSPQVRHHLSHPFYWAPFILIGNGL; this is encoded by the coding sequence ATGCCATCCCAAAGAATTCAGCTAATTACGCTTGCTACTTTCTTAACCACCTTTGCAATTGGTAATGGATTGGTAAGCTTTTGTGTTGCTCAAGAACAAGTTTCAAAAGAGCAATTAGCAGTAAATCGCCAAGTATTAGCTCAAACCCCAAATCCCTCCAAAGCTAAAGCAGAGAAATTTTTCGAGCAAGGGAATAAACAGCTGGAGCATGGGCAATTCCCAGATGCATTACAGTCTTTTCAACAAGCTTTAAATATTTATCGGGCAATTGGAGATAGTACTCACGCAGCCGCAACCCTCAACAAGCTAGGAGAAGTTTACACCTGGCTAAGTCAATATCAAAAAGCCCAAGAAAGTTTGCAGTCAGCTTTAACTATTTTCCGCACCCAAAAACATCGCTTAGGGGAAGCATTAGCGCTCAATCAACTGGGGGAAGTTTATCGCCATCAGGGTGAGACTCAAACGGCGCTGAAGTATCACGAACAAGCTTTGGCAATTGTACGAGAATTGGGCAACCGTGCTGAAGAAGCCGCATCTTTGCATGATATCGCCGCAGTTTATGAAACCCAAGGAAAGTATGAAAATGCCCTCAAATTATACGAGCAAGCTTTATTGATGCGGCGCGAGGTTAAAGATAGATATGGGGAAGCTTTAACCTTGATTGGATTGGGAAATACTTACTTGAGTTATATCCAATTAAAGCTGTACTACCAGGCAATTAAGAAGCCGGAAGAAATCAAACCTTATAAAGATGTCCTCAAGTATTACCAGCAAGCATTAGCTATTATGGGCTCTGTGGGCAACCGTGCGGGCGTTGGCTGGAGTCTTAACGGCATTGCTATGAGTTACGGTGCTTTAAATAAGCAGGAAGAAGCTCTGAAATTTTACGAGCAAGCCTTAGTCAAGATGCGTGAAGTGGGTAACCGCTCTGGGGAAGCAGCTGTTATCTTCAATTTGGGCAAAGATTATGACTGGGGATTCGATCCGCAACGGGAATTTAGACGGATTTCACTGGATTTGTATGAGCAAGCTTTAGCCATTACCCGTGAGATTGGCGATCGCCCTTTGCAAGCTAAAATCCTCTCTAAAATGGGGTTTGTTTACAACACTAAAGGGCGTGAACGTCCGGAAACTGCTCTGGAGTATTATAAACAAGCTTTACCGATAGCGCGACAGATAGGCGATCGCTTTCTCGAAGAAAAAATCCTTGATAGTATGGGCTCTATCTACACTAGCTTGGGCTACCCTCAAACTGCTCAGGAATATCAAGAGCAAGCTTTAGCAATTAGGCAAGAAATCGGTATGGGTGTGAATTTTCCCACAGATATTGTCAAAGTGGGAACTCTTATTACTTACAGCACACCAAAAAAAAGACCGACTTTAATCACTCTGTTGGATGGAGAAGCACTCATCCATTACAGAAATGGCGAAGCTCATGCAGACAACCGACGATACCAAGCCGCCTTAGAATCTTATCAGCAAGCCTTGGCAATTGTGCGCCAACAACAGAATCGCCCTTGGGAATGGGTAATTCGCAATCAAATGGGGACAATTTACGAAACCTTGGGACAATTACCCGCAGCTTTAGATAGTTACAAGCAAAGCTTGGCAATTCGGCGGGAAGTAGATGAAAGTGCCGCAAAACAGCCGGTTCCCCACACTATTCGCGTAGCTTATGGCACTAATGTAAATTTTCACAACCAAACAGGAATGGCATTGGCGGAAGGGATTACCAAGGGTGTAATTAGGATAGGGGAAGGAGAGCCGATTACTACTCCTATCACTACTGTTACTAGTAATAGTCCCGGAATAACGATGCAGGAGGATAAGGTAACAGGTTTGATCTCTACCAACTTTACTACTTTTGGACAAAAAAAAGTAGAGGTAATTGCAGGGTTGGCTGGATGGACGGGCTTTACAGAAAATGAAGAGGAAGATACCCTCGCTAACATGGGGGATATTTACAAAGCTTTAGGACAATACCAAGCTGCATTGAACTCCTACGGCGAAGCCTTAAAAATTATCCGCGCAGAGATGGAAAACCAGGAAAGCGAAGAATCTCGATTGCGGAGATTAACAATAGAGGGAGCTTACTATCAGCAAGAACAGAGAATTAAAAGAAGCATAGGGGAAGTTTACGCAGCACTAGGACAACACCAAGCTGCTTTAAAGTTTTATCAGGAATCTCTGGCAATTGCTAATAAGGAAAATAGCGGTGATCGCATTGTGAGTCAAATACCTATTCTTCTAACGCAGATTGGCAAGGCTTACGAAAATTTAGGACAGTATCCAGCTGCCCTACAAGCTTATCAACAAGCATTGGCGATCGCTCGTGACCCTAAAAATCAAGGCTACTATTCTTTTGAAGAATATCTGATTCGTCAGTATGGGCAAGAAGAATCTTTTCGTCGGTTTAGAATAGCTTATGCCAGGCCAAATCCAGAAGCAATCCTCAACAGTATTGGCACAATTTACGAAAAGCTAGGACAACCTCAAGCGGCGCAGGAACATCGACAGCAAGCAGTTGCATTTAAACAAGAAGTTAGCAACCGTAGTGAGGAAGAAATCACTGGTAAGAAGGCAATTTTGATTACTGAAATTGGCAAAGATGAAACTAAAAAACCCATTGTGCAAATAAATAGGTTGGAGGGTGAAGCAGTCGTTCTGTTTGCGGCGGGAAATAGTTACACTTCCCAAGGAGAATATCTCAAACAACAATATCAATTTGCTTTGCAATCTTACCAACAAGCTTTGGCAATTGTTCGTCAACAAAAAAATCGTCCTTGGGAAGCAGTAATTCTCATTCAAATGGGATTAGTTTACGAAAAGTTAGGACAAAATCAAGCAGCTTTAGAGTCTTATCAGCAAGGGTTGGCGATTAAACAAGAAATTGAGAAACTGACTGAAAAACAGGCAACTCTCCTCAGTAAACCTCCCCTCAGTGGTTTTGTTAATTATGAAAGTGTAAAAATTCGTTTTGATTCTGGTCAAATTACTACTTTTAAAGCGGAAGGAGGAGTAATTTTCTTTGGTCAAACAAGAGAAAAACTTAAAGCCGATCAAATATTTAAAGAAGGTAGAGAGCAATCTACAGACAAGAAGTATGCCAGAGCTATTAAAACATTAGAGACAGCTTTATCGGTTTATCAGCAGCTAGAAGATAAAGCAGGTATTGCGAATGCTTTCTATGAAATTGGGCAAATTTACGATGCTCAACAAGATGAACAACAAGCATTGAAATACTACCAGCAAGCTTTGTCAGTTTACCAGGAACTAGGGGATAAATATGGAGAAAAATCTAGCCTCCAATTGATGGAGAGAATTTACTATCAGCAAGGTAGTCAACTTTCCCAGCAAGGTCAATATAGTGAAGCTTTAGAGAATTTACGCCAAGTCTTAGAGATTGCCAAAAAACTTGGTCATCAAGAAACAGTATGGAGAACTCTCAACCAAATTGCTATAATTTACAGCAGTTTGGGAGAGTATAAATTAGCTTTAGATTACTATCAACAAGCCTTACCAATTCGCTACGAAGTTTTAGGGGATTGGGTAGGAGTTGAGTTCAATATGGCGCGAATTTATGAAGTACTAGGACAATACGAACTAGCTTTAAAATCCTATCAAGAAGCCTTAAAAACTGCCAGAAGACCTGCAGAATTAGAGATCGATGTTGGTAGGATTGGGGATATTGCGGGGGAAGCTAGAGCGTTAAATGCTATAGGGAATATTCACTCTAGGCAAGGCAAGTATGAATTAGCATTGGATTTACATCGCCAAGCCTTAAAAGTTATTAAAAAGGTTAAGGATAAAAAAGAACAAAAATTATTAGAAGGAAGTACATTCTATAGTATTGGACAGGTGTACTTCAAACAAGAAAAATATCAATTAGCGTTAGATTTTTTGCAGTCAGCTTTAGCTATTTATCAACAACTTGGTTCCAGGCGTTCCGAAGGCATAACTCTCCACGCTATCGGCAAGGTTTACTTTGAGCAAGGGCAATATGAATTAGCTAAAAATTTCTTGCAGCAAAGTTTAGTGATTGCTCAAGAAATTGGTAATAAAGAAGGTGAAGGACATACTTTAACTACTATCGGTTACTTACTAGAAAAACAGAATCAACCAGAATTAGCAATTATTTTCCTGAAACAATCTGTGAATGTTAGAGAAGCGATTCGCAAAAATATCAGGGAACTTCCCAAACAACAACAGCAGTCTTACACCCAAACCATTGCTCAAGATTATCGCCACCTAGCCGATATTTTGCTGCAACAAAACCGAGTTTTGGAAGCGCAACGGGTACTAGATTTACTCAAAGTCCAGGAAATTGAAGACTATCTCCGCAATGTTCGGGGGAGTGATAAAACTGCAACTGGTATTGCTGAACGTCCCCAAGAACAGCAAATACGCCAGGGGATGACGACGGAAATTGATAAAGCGATCGCATTAGGTAAAGAACTCGCTCAACTCGAAAGCCTTCCCGTGACTAAGCGCACACCAGCCCAAACCCAGCGGATCATCGCATTGCGAAAAACTCAGCAGGAGATTGCCAAACAGTTTAACGCCTTCCTCAAAAGCCCCAAAGTGCGAGAATGGATTGGGCAACTTCAGCAAACCACCCAAGGACAGAGTTTTAATTTAGAGTCCTCCGCCAGCGCCTTACAGGATAACTTGAAAAAACTTCAGCAAGATGCTGTGATTATCTATCCTTTGGTGTTGAGCGATCGCTTAGAACTAATTTTAGTTACCCCCTATGCGCCGCCACTGCGCCGTACCGTTGCTGTCAAACAAGCAGAACTTAACCGCGCGATCGCGGAATTTCGTTCGGCGTTACCAAAACGTACCCCAGGGGTGAAAGTTCCGGCTCAACAGCTTTATGATTGGCTAATTAAACCCCTAGAAAATGATTTAGCTCAAGCTAAAACTAAAACCATCATCTACGCCCCAGACGGACAACTGCGTTATATTCCCCTAGCTGCCCTGTATGATGGTCAACAATGGTTAGTCGAGCGTTTCAGCATCAATAATATCACTGCCGTTAGCTTAACTGACCTCAACACCAAACCGCAGCAGCAATTAAATGTGTTAGCAGCAGCCTTTACCCAAGGAAACTATAGCTTTGAGGTAGGAACTCGGCGGTTTAAATTCGCCGGCTTACCCTTTGCAGGTGTGGAAGTAGAAAATCTGGCGCAAACTGTTCCTCAGACAAAAAAACTCTTAGATGAGCAATTCAATCAAGATATTGTGTTACAGATGAATGATTACTCTGTCGTCCATTTGGCTACTCACGCCGCATTTACCAATGGACAACCAGAAGAATCTTTTATTTTATTTGGTAATGGCGATCGCGCTACACTACGAGATATTCAAAATTGGCGATTACCAAATGTTGATTTAGTAGTACTTTCCGCTTGTGAAACTGGATTAGGAGAGCAGTTAGGCGACGGTAGGGAAATTCTCGGTTTTGGCTACCAAATGCAACAAACAGGCGCAAGAGCTGCGATCGCTTCTTTATGGTCGGTAGATGATGGCGGTACGCAAGCTTTAATGAATGCTTTTTATACTAAAATAATGCAAGGGAAAACCACAAAAGCCGAGGCTCTGCGTCAAGCGCAAATCGCTCTCATTACTGGTAACTATGCAACCATAAGTCAGGAAAGAGGCATCAACGATAATTTATCACCACAGGTAAGGCATCACCTCAGTCACCCTTTTTACTGGGCTCCATTTATTCTCATTGGTAATGGCTTGTAA
- a CDS encoding class I SAM-dependent methyltransferase has product MTTTVSFDRVSNIYDATRGFPPGISEQVTDFILNLVSPTADTKFYETGIGTGRIAVPIAKKGYSYTGIDVSEKMLAELHQKLEGVSHKLTAITGDATALRFTALRTLREGVPPT; this is encoded by the coding sequence ATGACTACAACTGTTTCATTTGATCGAGTTTCTAATATTTACGATGCTACCAGAGGATTTCCCCCCGGAATCTCTGAGCAAGTCACAGACTTTATCCTCAATTTGGTTTCCCCAACCGCAGATACCAAATTTTATGAAACGGGTATTGGTACTGGCAGAATTGCTGTCCCAATTGCTAAAAAAGGCTATTCTTACACTGGTATAGATGTCTCAGAAAAGATGTTGGCTGAACTGCACCAAAAATTAGAGGGTGTATCTCATAAACTAACTGCAATTACAGGAGATGCTACAGCTTTACGCTTCACTGCGTTACGTACCCTACGGGAAGGTGTTCCGCCTACGTAA
- a CDS encoding methyltransferase domain-containing protein: protein MPDKWNPEQYERFQAERSRPFYDLVDLVNPQENLRVLDLGCGTGKLTKYLHETLAAKETLGIDASEKMLSVASQFAGNGLRFEQGRIEDNPGEGKFDVVFSNAALQWLTEHETLFAKLRNKLQAGGQLAIQIPAMDDEPVHQLAVETAQEFSQELKGYVRRLEVLSPVDYAKILYKLGFVKQQVKLQIYGHLLPSREAVLEWYRGTLLTAYETQLDTQTYERFVARYQQKLFSILPDERPFFFPYKRILIWGLNP, encoded by the coding sequence ATGCCAGATAAATGGAACCCAGAGCAATATGAACGATTTCAAGCTGAAAGAAGTCGTCCTTTTTACGATTTAGTAGATTTGGTAAATCCCCAAGAAAATTTACGAGTTTTAGATTTAGGATGTGGAACCGGAAAGTTAACCAAGTATCTGCATGAAACATTAGCAGCTAAAGAAACTTTGGGAATCGATGCATCTGAAAAAATGTTATCTGTAGCGAGTCAATTTGCAGGTAATGGATTGCGGTTTGAGCAAGGAAGAATTGAAGATAACCCAGGAGAAGGTAAATTTGATGTTGTGTTTTCTAACGCTGCTTTACAGTGGTTAACAGAACACGAAACATTATTTGCTAAATTACGAAATAAACTCCAAGCAGGCGGACAATTAGCAATACAAATTCCGGCAATGGATGATGAGCCAGTGCATCAGTTAGCTGTAGAGACAGCACAAGAATTTAGTCAAGAATTAAAGGGATATGTACGACGCTTAGAAGTACTTTCTCCCGTAGATTATGCTAAAATACTTTATAAGTTAGGCTTTGTTAAACAACAAGTAAAGTTGCAAATTTACGGGCATTTGTTACCATCGCGAGAAGCTGTATTGGAATGGTATCGGGGAACGTTACTCACCGCCTATGAAACACAGCTAGATACCCAAACTTATGAGCGATTTGTAGCCAGGTATCAACAAAAATTATTCAGCATTTTACCCGATGAGCGTCCATTCTTTTTCCCCTACAAGCGAATTTTAATTTGGGGACTTAATCCATGA
- a CDS encoding NUDIX hydrolase, whose protein sequence is MDSLNWNILKSRYLVKDKWLTLRADTYQTPNGQIVEHFYVFESSTWVNVVALTKNQEIVLVEQYRHGIQQTVLELPGGCMEPEDISPLEAAKRELLEESGYTSDNFIETGIISPNPATHNNLIHCFLATNVELVADLNLNPTEIINVKLLPLDNLIQNIDNAILLQSFHISSLFFALRKLGKLHFHE, encoded by the coding sequence GTGGATTCCTTAAATTGGAATATATTAAAGTCAAGATATCTAGTAAAAGATAAATGGCTTACACTCCGTGCTGACACTTATCAAACGCCAAATGGACAAATAGTCGAGCATTTTTATGTTTTTGAATCTTCAACATGGGTGAATGTTGTCGCGTTAACCAAAAATCAGGAAATTGTGTTAGTTGAACAATATCGCCACGGTATTCAACAAACAGTTTTAGAATTACCTGGTGGTTGTATGGAACCAGAAGATATTTCCCCACTAGAAGCAGCAAAACGCGAATTATTAGAGGAATCAGGATACACAAGCGACAATTTTATTGAGACAGGAATAATCTCACCGAACCCAGCAACTCATAATAACTTGATCCATTGCTTTTTAGCAACAAATGTAGAGCTTGTAGCCGATTTAAATTTAAATCCAACTGAAATTATCAATGTAAAGCTATTACCATTAGATAATTTAATTCAAAACATCGATAACGCTATACTGCTGCAATCATTTCATATCAGTTCATTATTTTTCGCTTTAAGGAAACTAGGAAAGCTGCACTTTCATGAATAA